From a region of the Triticum aestivum cultivar Chinese Spring chromosome 7D, IWGSC CS RefSeq v2.1, whole genome shotgun sequence genome:
- the LOC123167152 gene encoding probable beta-1,3-galactosyltransferase 2 translates to MSWRRGGGDGAVARRWVLLLCAGSFSLGLLFTSGMWTLPEATEVAKPNETRGKEAELAAVDCDSTKVGRKHDFRDTLQALDTHNAVQTLDKTIANLETELSAARTLQESFLNGSPVSQEYKASESSGRRKYLMVIGINTAFSSRKRRDSIRNTWMPQGEKRKKLEEEKGIIIRFVIGHSAISGGIVDRAIAAEDRKHGDFMRLDHVEGYLELSGKTKTYFATAVALWDANFYVKVDDDVHVNIATLGQILSKHISRPRVYTGCMKSGPVLSDKEVRYYEPEHWKFGDKYFRHATGQLYAISKDLATYISLNKHVLHKYVNEDVSLGAWFIGLDVEHIDDRRLCCGTPPDCEWKAQAGNTCAASFDWRCSGICNTVENIQGVHNKCGESEKALWTASF, encoded by the exons ATGAGctggaggagagggggaggggacggggcCGTGGCCAGGCGGTGGGTGCTCCTGCTCTGCGCCGGGAGCTTCTCCCTCGGCCTGCTCTTCACCTCCGG GATGTGGACATTGCCCGAGGCAACCGAGGTTGCCAAGCCAAACGAAACAAGAGGGAAAgaggccgagctcgccgccgtagACTGTGATTCTACTAAG GTCGGACGGAAACATGATTTCAGAGATACGCTACAGGCCTTGGACACTCACAACGCTGTACA GACACTGGACAAGACGATAGCAAATCTGGAGACAGAGCTTTCGGCTGCAAGGACACTGCAGGAGTCATTCCTCAACGGCTCTCCGGTTTCGCAAGAGTACAAGGCCTCCGAATCGTCCGGAAGGCGCAAGTACCTCATGGTCATCGGCATCAACACGGCTTTCAGTAGCCGTAAGAGGAGGGATTCCATCCGCAACACCTGGATGCCACAAg GAGAGAAGAGGAAAAAACTGGAAGAAGAGAAGGGCATCATAATTCGTTTTGTCATTGGTCACAG TGCTATTTCAGGTGGAATTGTGGACAGGGCAATCGCGGCAGAGGATAGGAAACATGGAGACTTCATGAGGCTT GATCATGTGGAAGGATACCTTGAATTATCTGGAAAAACCAAGACATATTTTGCGACGGCTGTTGCTTTATGGGATGCTAACTTCTATGTCAAAGTTGATGATGATGTGCATGTAAATATAG CCACCCTTGGGCAGATTTTGTCCAAACATATTTCGAGGCCCAGGGTATATACTGGATGCATGAAGTCTGGTCCTGTGCTATCCGACAA GGAAGTCAGATATTATGAACCCGAGCACTGGAAATTCGGGGATAAATATTTCCGACATGCCACCGGTCAGCTTTATGCTATTTCAAAAGATTTGGCAACCTACATCTCCCTAAATAA GCATGTGTTGCACAAGTATGTCAACGAGGATGTTTCTTTGGGGGCTTGGTTCATAGGGTTAGATGTTGAGCATATTGATGACCGTCGACTATGCTGCGGTACCCCACCAG ATTGCGAGTGGAAAGCCCAGGCGGGGAACACCTGCGCGGCCTCATTCGACTGGAGATGCAGCGGCATATGCAACACCGTGGAGAACATCCAGGGAGTGCACAACAAATGCGGGGAGAGCGAAAAGGCGCTCTGGACCGCTTCTTTCTAA
- the LOC123171549 gene encoding uncharacterized protein — translation MRARRCRWAALHDPPASEGIILGLSSLKKKINDSSTMLLYELPSGFAIISFDGVDLTIPMKDLWAYPPQNVRLEGFKKFEEKSTAIDLTNGVVGKDLSEMLTKFCGSEQKLLVGQAEYKRIIEGKLDITCQYDNIVEELIWGLDNIMHTLLPEEASEPKEYRPPRGKGLILFLHQYGFVVQENSVTGSIVEKARLLYHLELNERQYLKLLCRSIKKFIDVSSLTKRWSLLKFGTALKFLCYPEESYEVWGPHKMIVVCFTCV, via the exons ATGCGGGCACGCCGTTGCCGCTGGGCTGCACTCCACGATCCTCCGGCCAGCGAAG GTATAATTTTAGGTTTGTCATCGCTCAAGAAGAAGATTAATGATTCTTCAACCATGCTGTTGTACGAATTGCCCTCTGGTTTCGCAATTATCTCTTTTGATGGGGTCGACCTCACCATTCCGATGAAG GATCTCTGGGCATACCCGCCACAG AATGTCAGGCTTGAGGGGTTCAAAAAGTTTGAGGAGAAGTCCACTGCCATTGACCTCACTAACGGGGTGGTGGGCAAAGACCTGTCTGAGATGCTCACCAAGTTTTGTGGCTCTGAGCAGAAACTACTTGTTGGACAGGCTGAATATAAAAGAATAATTGAAGGGAAGCTG GATATAACCTGTCAGTATGATAATATTGTGGAGGAGCTGATTTGGGGTCTAGATAATATCATGCACACTTTATTGCCTGAGGAAGCATCAGAGCCGAAGGAGTATCGGCCCCCCAGGGGGAAAGGATTAATCCTTTTCTTACACCAATATGGCTTTGTTGTCCAAGAAAACTCG GTTACTGGAAGCATTGTTGAGAAGGCTCGTCTCTTGTACCACCTTGAGTTAAATGAAAGGCAGTATTTGAAACTATTGTGCAGATCTATAAAGAAATTCATTGATGTATCATCTCTCACTAAGCGTTGGAGTTTACTCAAATTTGGAACAGCTCTGAAGTTTCTTTGTTACCCTGAAGAATCGTACGAAGTTTGGGGCCCTCATAAGATGATTGTAGTATGTTTTACGTGCGTTTGA